In the genome of Deltaproteobacteria bacterium, the window CAAGATCAGCACCACCGTGCGCGACATCTTGGTCTACACCGTGCCGGTCTATCAGCAGCAGTTCGGCAACGCCCTCAAAGGCGCCGCCTTTGTTTTCGACCTCGGCGCGATCTGCGTCGCCCATCTTGGCGACCTGAGCCACAAACTCACCGACGAACAGATCAAAGCCTTCGGCAAAGTCGACATCGCCATGATCCCCATCGGCGGCACCTTCACCATGCCGCCCGACACCGCGCGCGAAGTCTTGCAGCAGTTGAAACCCAAGATCGCTATCCCGATGCACTACCGTGAAAGCACGCATCTGTTGGACATGTTCGTCAAAGGCTATCCAAATAAATATCTGAACACGCACAAAGCGACTTTCAGTAAAACGGCATTGCCAGTGCCAACCCAAATCGTCGTCTTCACGCCCTGGCAGATGCGGGATTATCGGTGAGTGAATTTATCTCTCGCGATGTCGGCCAAACAACCTGGAATGCTGAGGCAGCAACTTCTTAACCGACAGGTTTTGCCGCGCCGTCCTTGACAACTGTAGCGCATAGGCTACACTTCAACATGCGCGTCCTCATGACAGAGGGTTACAGGATCTGGATCAATTCGCTGAAAGACCGCGTCGGACGGGCGCGCATACAAGTCCGTGTCGATCGGTTGGTCCATGGCAATCCCGGACAACATCGAAAGCTAACCGCGGGCGTCTCCGAATTGAAAATTGATGTGGGACCGGGATATCGGATTTACTACACTGAGCGTGGCGGTGAATTGATCATCTTGCTTGCAGGCGGCGACAAATCGAGCCAACAACAAGATATCAAGCGTGCCATCGCTTTAGCTCGTAACCTTTGAGGATGACGATGCGAAAAAAAACAAAGAGATTCATCGCAAAAACCAAAACCGTTCCCTATGACGTAGCCGAACAGCTGCGCACCCCTGAGGAGATGGCCGCATATCTGGATGCCTGGCTTACCGACTTTCCCGACGATGTTGCCGGCATTACTCGTGCGCTCGGTGACATTGCGCGCGCCAAAGGCATGTCCCAAGTTGCGCGACAGACGGGACTCAGTCGCGAGAGTTTGTACAAAGCGTTGAGCGCAAACGGCAACCCTAGCTTCGCTACTGTCATTAAAGTTGCCACAGTCCTTGGCCTACGCCTACACGCAGAGGCGGCGTAACTTTTCGCATCTCGGTTTGAGCGGCTGGCCGCCTAATCATCAAATCTTAAACCCTTCCACCGTCTCGCGGGCGAAGAGTTCGTCCAAGACAAGCTTCTGCTTGGTCAGTCCCTGTTCTAACAGATAGCCGTTGAGTGTTTCAAGATTTTTGCGGTTGGGTTCCAACCCGTAAGGCCAATAATCGCTAGTCATCAACGCCGCGGTATCTTCGTATTCCGCCGAAGTCCATGGCAACGCCACGCGTAAAATATTGGTGTCGTAAAGATCGCGCATGCAGATATCCTTCGACTGGCAGAACGCTTTATAAAGCGTCTGCGCTACCCAGGGCTCTTTCTCGTAGATCGATTTCTTAATCACCAGCACATGCATGATCGGAAACAGGCCGGTGGTTTTGAAATAGTCCATCTCGACTTGGCGATAGTTGGGAAACAAGCGCTTCACTTTCGGCGAGCCCTGGAGAAAACAGGTCGGCATGCGCGGCGACATCATGGCGTCGATCTCGCCGGTCTCGATCAAGGCGTTGAGCGTGGTGTCCGGGCGGCTTTCCATCGTCACCCCCGCAGGCATTTCAAAGTCCACGCGATCTTTTCGTCCGGGATGTTCTTCGCCCGCCTGCACCCAATGAATCGCCGATGGCGGCACGCCATATTCATGCTCGAACATACCGCGCAGCCACACCGCCGCGGTCATGGAATATTCCGGCACGCCCATGCGTTTGCCTTTTAAGTCTTGAATACTTTTAACGCCGCGATCGGTGTTGACGAAGATGCAGCGGTGACGAAAGGTCCGCGAAGGAAACACCGGGATCGCGACAAACGGCCGGCGACCGCGCGATGCCGCGGTAAGAAACGCGCCCATCGATAGCTCCGACGCGTCGAACTCTTCGTACTTCATCATGCGCCAGAAGATCTCTTCCACCGACATGACCATGTAGTTGAGCTCGACGCCTTCCGGCTTGACGATGCCGTCTTTGAGCGGCCGCATTCGGTCGTAGTCTTCGCAGGCGAGGGTTAAGTGCAGCGGTTTCATTTTCGTTTAGAGTTCTTTCCTTGGGCTTGGGCGACTGCCTTCACGAACTTTTGCATTTCCTGGACGAACGGCTTCTGGCCTTTTTTCTCGAGCAAGCCGCCAAGATAGGCGCTGCCCAGACAAATCCCCGTCACGCCAACCTCGACATACTCTTTCACATTTTTTAAATTCACGCCGCCGGAAACCATGAACCGCACGTCGGGAAACGGTCCGTGCATCTGCTGAATGAAATAAGGGCCGCCGGCCAAGTCCGCCGGAAAGATCTTCACCAAGTCAGCATGCGCGCGCTGCGCCGCGATGATCTCCGTCGCCGTCGCCGCGCCGGGAAAGCACGCGATGTTCGCCGTGTGGCAGAGGCCGACGAGATTTAATTCTAGTGACGGCGAAACTACGAACTGGGCGCCAACGCCGATCGCCCGCTCGGCTTGCTGTGAAGCCAGTACGGTGCCGGCACCGACATGAATACCGCTACGCCGCGACAACTCTTTGATCACGTCCAACGCGCCGGGCACGCTAAAAGTGATTTCGATAAACTTGATGCCCCCTGCAGCCGCGGCATTCGCTAGCGAGAGAGCGTCTTCGGGTGTTTTCGAACGCACCACGGCGACTAAACGGCTGGCATGTAATTCTGCAATCAATTTAATTCTATCCATAGCAATTCTTCTATTCATATCCCTTCTCCCCTTGCGGGAGAAGGTTAGGATGAGGGGTATCAGGTGACCGCCCTCACCCTTCCCTCTCCCATCGGAATGGGCGAGGGTGGGAAAGGAATTTTCAACTCAGACTTAGCCCGCCGTCCACCAGCAGCGTCTGGCCGGTAACAAAATCACCGCCGGTGATCAGCCCGAGAATCGCGCCGGCGATATCGTCCGGCGTCGCGATACGCTGCAGCGGATAACCTGCCGACGCTTTGGCAATCACTTGCTGGTAATCCGCGCCGAAGTGCTGGCTCATCCATGGCGTATCGGTAAACGCCGGCGCGACGCAGTTGACGCGCACCTTGGGCGCCATCGCCACGGCCAAGCCTTTGGTCATATAAATCAGCGCCGCCTTCGCCGTTCCGTATGCTAGTGAAGACATCGTCGACGGCGCCAACACGCCGGAAATCGACGAGACGTTGACGATCATGCCGTGATTCGCTTCGAGCAGTTTCTGCGCCGCGCGGGCGCAACGAAACGCGCCTTTCACGTTCACGTCGAGAATCTCATCCCAAATCGGATCCGTGAGGCCTTCAAGATCCGCCAGCTTCACCCAATGCGTCACGCCGGCGTTGTTAATCAATATATCCAAGCGGCCGAACCGATCGTGAATCTTGCCGATCATCGCCCGCACTTGCGCGTCGCTCTGAACGTCAGCTTGAATAG includes:
- a CDS encoding type II toxin-antitoxin system RelE/ParE family toxin, which translates into the protein MRVLMTEGYRIWINSLKDRVGRARIQVRVDRLVHGNPGQHRKLTAGVSELKIDVGPGYRIYYTERGGELIILLAGGDKSSQQQDIKRAIALARNL
- the eda gene encoding bifunctional 4-hydroxy-2-oxoglutarate aldolase/2-dehydro-3-deoxy-phosphogluconate aldolase, with translation MNRRIAMDRIKLIAELHASRLVAVVRSKTPEDALSLANAAAAGGIKFIEITFSVPGALDVIKELSRRSGIHVGAGTVLASQQAERAIGVGAQFVVSPSLELNLVGLCHTANIACFPGAATATEIIAAQRAHADLVKIFPADLAGGPYFIQQMHGPFPDVRFMVSGGVNLKNVKEYVEVGVTGICLGSAYLGGLLEKKGQKPFVQEMQKFVKAVAQAQGKNSKRK
- a CDS encoding putative addiction module antidote protein, which encodes MRKKTKRFIAKTKTVPYDVAEQLRTPEEMAAYLDAWLTDFPDDVAGITRALGDIARAKGMSQVARQTGLSRESLYKALSANGNPSFATVIKVATVLGLRLHAEAA
- a CDS encoding SDR family oxidoreductase codes for the protein MNLQGRVALVTGGAGGIGGAAVRALAQAGVSGVAINYRKSNDEAEALAVELERSGVTAIAIQADVQSDAQVRAMIGKIHDRFGRLDILINNAGVTHWVKLADLEGLTDPIWDEILDVNVKGAFRCARAAQKLLEANHGMIVNVSSISGVLAPSTMSSLAYGTAKAALIYMTKGLAVAMAPKVRVNCVAPAFTDTPWMSQHFGADYQQVIAKASAGYPLQRIATPDDIAGAILGLITGGDFVTGQTLLVDGGLSLS
- a CDS encoding ABC transporter substrate-binding protein; this encodes MKPLHLTLACEDYDRMRPLKDGIVKPEGVELNYMVMSVEEIFWRMMKYEEFDASELSMGAFLTAASRGRRPFVAIPVFPSRTFRHRCIFVNTDRGVKSIQDLKGKRMGVPEYSMTAAVWLRGMFEHEYGVPPSAIHWVQAGEEHPGRKDRVDFEMPAGVTMESRPDTTLNALIETGEIDAMMSPRMPTCFLQGSPKVKRLFPNYRQVEMDYFKTTGLFPIMHVLVIKKSIYEKEPWVAQTLYKAFCQSKDICMRDLYDTNILRVALPWTSAEYEDTAALMTSDYWPYGLEPNRKNLETLNGYLLEQGLTKQKLVLDELFARETVEGFKI